A single genomic interval of Prunus dulcis chromosome 5, ALMONDv2, whole genome shotgun sequence harbors:
- the LOC117629237 gene encoding mitogen-activated protein kinase 9: MGSGATLVEGVRRWFQRRSSSTSTSTTINTNPNNNSKQPSNSNYSRNNFVNDHNDAHVSVSDLSAQSSTSHQREQKQGQEYQLQFEVEDDFDISGLKLISVPKRANFRAPPMDSQKKGNLETEFFTEYGEASRYQVQEVIGKGSYGVVGSAIDTHTGEKVAIKKINDVFEHVSDATRILREIKLLRLLRHPDIVEIKHIMLPPSRREFRDIYVVFELMESDLHQVIKANDDLTPEHYQFFLYQLLRGLKYIHTANVFHRDLKPKNILANADCKLKICDFGLARVSFNDAPSAIFWTDYVATRWYRAPELCGSFFSKYTPAIDIWSIGCIFAEILTGKPLFPGKNVVHQLDLMTDLLGTPSTESIARIRNEKARRYLSSMRKKQPVPFTHKFPNADPLALRLVEQLLAFDPKDRPTAEEALADPYFHGLANVDREPSTQPISKLEFEFERRKLTKDDVRELIYREILEYHPQMLQEYLRGGDQTSFMYPSGVDRFKRQFAHLEEHYGKGERGTPPLQRQHASLPRERVCAPKDENSGQNNDVERTAASVASTLESPPGSQQPDGSVNADGQNGPSKTNYNARSLLKSASISASKCIGVRPKKDSEEEAIAEVNDEAVDGLSQKVEALRA; encoded by the exons ATGGGGAGTGGAGCTACTCTGGTGGAGGGTGTTCGTCGCTGGTTTCAACGTCGCTCTTCTTCCACTTCCACTTCTACAACTATTAATACTAATccaaataataattcaaagcaACCCAGTAATAGTAATTATAGCagaaacaactttgtcaatgaTCATAATGATGCCCACGTCTCTGTCTCCGATTTAAGCGCCCAATCGTCCACTTCTCACCAACGGGAACAAAAGCAAGGCCAAGAGTACCAGCTTCAGTTTGAGGTTGAGGACGACTTTGATATATCTGGATTGAAGCTCATCTCAGTTCCCAAGCGGGCCAACTTCAGAGCTCCCCCAATGGATTCACAAAAGAAG GGCAATCTAGAAACAGAGTTTTTCACAGAATATGGAGAGGCAAGTCGCTACCAAGTTCAGGAAGTCATTGGGAAAGGAAGTTATGGTGTTGTGGGTTCTGCAATTGACACCCACACTGGAGAAAAGGTTGCAATCAAGAAAATTAATGATGTTTTTGAGCATGTGTCCGATGCTACAAGGATCCTGAGAGAAATAAAGCTCCTTCGCTTGCTTCGTCATCCCGACATTGTTGAAATAAAGCACATAATGCTTCCTCCTTCACGACGAGAGTTCAGAGATATCTATGTTGTTTTTGAGTTGATGGAATCTGACCTTCACCAAGTTATTAAGGCAAATGATGATCTTACTCCTGAGCATTATCAGTTTTTCTTGTACCAGCTGCTTCGTGGCCTAAAGTATATTCATACAG CAAATGTATTTCATCGAGATTTAAAGCCAAAAAACATTCTTGCTAATGCTGACTGCAAATTAAAGATATGTGACTTTGGGCTTGCTCGCGTATCTTTCAATGATGCCCCATCAGCTATTTTTTGGACA GACTATGTTGCAACTCGATGGTATCGTGCTCCTGAGCTATGCGGTTCGTTTTTCTCAAAA TACACTCCTGCAATCGATATTTGGAGCATAGGATGCATATTTGCTGAAATACTCACTGGAAAACCGTTGTTTCCTGGGAAAAATGTGGTGCACCAATTGGATCTCATGACTGATTTGCTTGGCACACCTTCTACAGAATCCATTGCAAGG ATTCGGAATGAAAAAGCAAGAAGGTACTTGAGTAGCATGCGGAAAAAGCAACCAGTTCCTTTCACACATAAGTTCCCTAATGCAGATCCCTTGGCTCTTCGCCTAGTAGAACAACTGCTTGCATTTGACCCGAAAGATCGTCCGACAGCTGAAGAG GCATTAGCTGATCCGTACTTTCATGGTTTGGCAAATGTTGACCGTGAGCCATCCACTCAACCCatttcaaaacttgaatttgAGTTTGAGCGAAGGAAATTGACAAAAGATGATGTTAGAGAGTTAATCTATAGGGAG ATTTTAGAGTATCATCCGCAGATGCTGCAGGAGTATCTCCGAGGTGGAGATCAAACTAGCTTTATGTATCCTAG TGGGGTTGATCGATTCAAGCGGCAGTTTGCACATCTTGAGGAGCACTATGGTAAAGGTGAAAGGGGTACTCCACCACTCCAAAGGCAGCATGCCTCATTGCCCAG AGAGCGGGTTTGTGCACCCAAGGATGAGAATTCTGGCCAAAACAATGATGTGGAAAGGACTGCTGCTTCTGTTGCCTCAACTCTTGAGAGTCCTCCAGGGTCGCAGCAGCCTGATGGCTCTGTAAATGCAGATGGACAAAATGGACCTAGCAAGACAAACTACAACGCTCGTAGCCTGTTGAAGAGTGCCAGCATTAGTGCTTCGAAATGTATAGGTGTAAGACCGAAAAAAGATTCGGAG GAGGAAGCTATTGCTGAGGTCAACGACGAGGCAGTCGATGGTTTGTCCCAAAAGGTTGAAGCTCTTCGTGCCTGA
- the LOC117628129 gene encoding pentatricopeptide repeat-containing protein At4g02750, whose amino-acid sequence MRGSYRFRQLHSSSFSLRSLETRQPSNIKHQTGNPTCPNPIPSKKTLTQKRRSMNKLSNASDSEIVKLNKDITTQMRNGRCEAALRVFNVMPRRSPVSYNAMISGYLANGKFDLAKDMFEKMPERDLVSWNVMLSGYVRNRDLGAAYALFERMPEKDVVSWNAMLSGYAQNGYVDKARKVFERMPDKNEISWNGLLAAYVQNGRIEDARRLFESKANWEAVSWNCLMGGFVKQKRLVHARQLFDRMPVRDEVSWNTMITGYAQNGEMSEARRLFGESPIRDVFAWTSMLSGYVQNGMLDEGRRMFDEMPEKNSVSWNAMIAGYVQCKRMDMAMKLFGAMPFRNASSWNTILTGYAQSGDIDNARKIFDSMPRRDSISWAAIIAGYAQNGYSEEALCLFVEMKRDGERLTRSSFTCTLSTCAEIAALELGKQLHGRVTKAGYETGCYVGNALLVMYCKCGSIEEAYDVFQGIAEKDVVSWNTMIYGYARHGFGSKALMVFESMKAAGIKPDDVTMVGVLSACSHTGLVDRGTEYFYSMNQDYGITANSKHYTCMIDLLGRAGRLEEAQNLMRDMPFEPDAATWGALLGASRIHGNTKLGEKAAQIIFEMEPENAGMYVLLSNLYAASGRWGEVGKMRLKMKDKGVRKVPGYSWVEVQNKIHTFSVGDSIHPDKDKIYAFLEELDLKMKREGYISSTKLVLHDVEEEEKEHMLKYHSEKLAVAFGILSIPAGRPIRVIKNLRVCGDCHNAIKYISNIVGRTIILRDSHRFHHFSGGNCSCGDYW is encoded by the exons ATGCGCGGGAGTTACCGTTTCAGACAGTTACACAGCAGCAGCTTCAGCTTACGCTCACTCGAAACCCGGCAACCCAGCAACATCAAGCACCAAACTGGAAATCCGACTTGCCCAAACCCAATCCCATCAAAGAAAACACTAACCCAGAAACGCAGATCCATGAATAAGTTATCAAACGCCTCTGACTCTGAAATTGTCAAATTGAACAAGGACATTACCACCCAAATGCGCAATGGCCGATGCGAAGCGGCTTTACGCGTCTTTAATGTCATGCCTCGGCGGAGCCCAGTATCTTATAATGCCATGATATCTGGCTACCTGGCAAATGGAAAGTTTGATCTTGCAAAGGATATGTTTGAGAAAATGCCAGAGAGAGACCTAGTTTCTTGGAATGTGATGCTTAGTGGGTATGTGAGGAATAGGGACCTTGGTGCCGCTTATGCCTTATTTGAACGTATGCCTGAAAAGGATGTTGTTTCGTGGAACGCTATGTTATCAGGTTATGCCCAAAATGGCTATGTTGATAAGGCGAGAAAGGTTTTCGAAAGGATGCCGGATAAGAATGAGATATCATGGAATGGGTTGCTTGCGGCGTATGTACAGAATGGAAGGATAGAAGATGCTCGTAGGCTGTTTGAGTCGAAAGCCAATTGGGAAGCAGTTTCTTGGAATTGTTTGATGGGTGGATTTGTAAAACAAAAGAGATTAGTTCATGCTAGGCAGCTTTTTGACCGGATGCCTGTGAGGGATGAAGTTTCGTGGAATACCATGATCACAGGCTATGCGCAGAATGGGGAAATGTCAGAAGCAAGGAGATTGTTTGGGGAGTCCCCAATTCGTGATGTGTTTGCATGGACATCAATGCTTTCAGGTTATGTGCAGAATGGAATGTTGGATGAAGGCAGGAGaatgtttgatgaaatgccaGAAAAGAATTCGGTTTCATGGAATGCAATGATTGCAGGATATGTACAATGCAAGAGAATGGACATGGcaatgaaattatttgggGCAATGCCTTTTCGGAATGCCAGTTCTTGGAATACCATTTTAACTGGCTATGCTCAGAGCGGTGATATTGATAATGCCAGGAAAATCTTTGATAGCATGCCTCGGCGTGATTCCATCTCTTGGGCAGCTATTATTGCTGGTTATGCTCAAAATGGTTATAGTGAAGAGGCTTTGTGTCTATTTGTAGAGATGAAAAGAGATGGGGAAAGGTTGACTAGGTCTTCGTTTACCTGTACTTTGAGCACATGTGCTGAAATCGCTGCGTTGGAATTGGGGAAGCAGTTGCATGGGCGAGTGACAAAAGCAGGATACGAAACTGGGTGCTATGTGGGGAATGCACTCCTTGTAATGTACTGTAAGTGTGGAAGCATTGAGGAAGCATATGATGTGTTCCAAGGAATAGCTGAAAAGGATGTTGTCTCATGGAACACGATGATCTATGGCTATGCAAGGCATGGATTTGGCTCAAAGGCTCTGATGGTTTTTGAGTCAATGAAGGCAGCGGGTATCAAACCAGATGATGTGACAATG GTTGGTGTATTATCTGCTTGTAGTCATACTGGCCTTGTAGACAGGGGCACGGAATATTTCTATTCAATGAATCAGGATTACGGCATAACAGCAAATTCAAAACACTATACCTGCATGATTGATCTCTTGGGTAGAGCTGGGCGCCTGGAGGAAGCACAGAATTTAATGAGAGATATGCCTTTTGAACCAGATGCTGCAACATGGGGAGCTCTACTTGGTGCAAGCCGGATTCACGGCAATACCAAATTAGGTGAAAAGGCTGCTCAGATAATTTTCGAGATGGAGCCTGAAAACGCAGGAATGTATGTTCTTTTGTCAAATTTATATGCAGCTTCTGGCAGATGGGGTGAAGTTGGTAAGATGAGATTGAAGATGAAGGATAAAGGTGTCAGGAAAGTTCCTGGGTATAGCTGGGTTGAAGTGCAAAACAAGATTCATACATTTTCAGTTGGGGACTCTATACACCCAGATAAGGACAAGATATATGCCTTCTTAGAAGAGTtggatttgaaaatgaagcGGGAGGGATACATTTCCTCCACAAAGTTAGTTTTACATGAcgtggaagaggaagagaaagagcaTATGCTGAAGTATCACAGTGAGAAATTAGCTGTGGCATTTGGAATTCTTTCAATCCCAGCTGGGAGGCCAATCCGTGTAATAAAAAACTTGCGAGTTTGTGGAGACTGCCACAATGCCATTAAATACATATCCAATATTGTGGGAAGGACAATAATCCTAAGGGATTCTCACCGTTTTCACCACTTCAGCGGCGGTAATTGTTCATGCGGGGATTATTGGTGA
- the LOC117628762 gene encoding laccase-1, whose protein sequence is MEGLIQHYGLFVVMLMILAGALPSGFSQTTRRFQFNVEWKNVTRLCSTKPLLTVNGEYPGPTIAVHEGDHVEIKVTNHIADNTTIHWHGIRQLRTGWADGPAYITQCPIRGGKSYTYKFTVQYQRGTLWWHAHYAWQRASVYGAFLIHPRMPFPFSAPIQDEFPIIFGEWWNGDVDEVENEMVKYGGGPNISDAYTINGLPGPFYPCSNNDTFIKTVEHGKTYLLRIINAALNDELFFAVANHTLTVVEIDAVYTKPFTATAIMVAPGQTTNVLLTANQVPDSSGTFLMAAWPYLTSVFPFDNSTTAGFLRYKNIVTENIKHPQKMPSTFEPNKYNLPKMEDTKFVTKFSDNLRSLASPQYPCTVPKTIDKRVVAVVSLNLQDCPANRTCKGYEDNRFFASMNNQSFVRPSLSILESHYNKLRNNEYSTDFPEKPLKPFDYTGVDPVSENMNTQFGTKILEVPYGTNLEIVLQGTSFLNVENHPIHVHGHNFFIVGRGFGNFNVAKDPAKYNLIDPPERNTVAVPTGGWAAIRFKADNPGVWFIHCHLEEHTSWGLASGLIVQNGPRASQCVLPPPKDLPSC, encoded by the exons ATGGAGGGTTTAATCCAGCATTATGGGTTATTTGTGGTAATGCTAATGATACTTGCTGGGGCTTTACCATCTGGTTTTTCTCAAACAACCCGACGctttcaatttaat GTTGAGTGGAAGAATGTAACCCGTTTGTGCAGCACAAAGCCACTTCTAACAGTGAATGGGGAGTATCCTGGGCCAACCATTGCTGTCCATGAAGGTGATCATGTTGAAATTAAGGTGACTAATCACATTGCAGACAACACCACCATCCACTG GCATGGTATAAGGCAACTAAGAACAGGATGGGCAGACGGTCCAGCTTATATCACACAATGTCCCATAAGAGGTGGCAAGTCCTACACCTACAAGTTCACTGTACAATACCAAAGAGGCACTCTTTGGTGGCATGCACATTATGCTTGGCAACGAGCTTCTGTTTATGGCGCCTTTCTCATCCATCCGCGGATGCCGTTTCCATTTTCAGCTCCAATCCAAGATGAATTCCCCATTATATTTG GTGAATGGTGGAATGGAGATGTAGATGAAGTGGAAAATGAAATGGTGAAGTATGGAGGTGGGCCTAATATTTCAGATGCTTATACCATAAACGGTTTGCCAGGACCATTCTATCCTTGCTCCAACAACG ATACCTTCATCAAAACTGTGGAACATGGCAAAACTTACCTGCTTAGAATCATCAATGCCGCACTCAATGATGAGCTTTTCTTCGCTGTGGCTAACCACACATTAACGGTTGTGGAGATTGATGCAGTGTACACCAAACCATTCACAGCCACAGCCATTATGGTAGCTCCTGGTCAAACTACCAATGTTCTGCTCACTGCAAATCAAGTTCCTGACTCCTCCGGCACGTTTCTAATGGCAGCCTGGCCTTATCTCACTTCCGTTTTTCCTTTTGATAATTCTACCACAGCTGGCTTCTTGCGTTACAAAAACATAGTGACTGAAAACATTAAGCATCCGCAGAAGATGCCTAGTACTTTTGAACCAAACAAATACAACCTTCCTAAAATGGAAGACACCAAGTTTGTGACTAAATTTTCTGACAATCTCAGAAGCCTGGCATCTCCTCAGTATCCATGCACTGTGCCTAAAACTATCGACAAGCGAGTTGTGGCAGTTGTAAGCCTTAACCTTCAAGACTGTCCGGCTAACAGAACCTGCAAAGGGTATGAAGACAATAGATTCTTTGCTTCAATGAACAACCAGTCCTTTGTCCGTCCCTCCTTGTCAATATTGGAATCTCATTACAACAAACTCCGAAACAATGAGTATTCCACCGATTTCCCAGAAAAGCCTTTAAAGCCATTTGATTATACAGGGGTGGATCCAGTATCAGAGAACATGAACACTCAATTCGGTACAAAAATTTTGGAAGTCCCTTATGGCACAAATTTAGAAATTGTGCTGCAGGGTACAAGTTTTCTTAATGTGGAGAACCATCCAATTCATGTTCATGGCCACAACTTCTTCATAGTCGGAAGGGGGTTTGGGAACTTCAATGTTGCCAAGGATCCAGCAAAATACAATCTAATTGACCCTCCAGAAAGAAACACAGTGGCAGTTCCAACTGGAGGATGGGCTGCAATTCGATTCAAGGCCGACAACCCAGGAGTATGGTTCATTCATTGTCATCTTGAAGAGCATACTTCCTGGGGTCTTGCCTCAGGCTTAATTGTCCAAAATGGTCCAAGAGCATCTCAGTGTGTGCTTCCTCCCCCTAAAGATCTTCCCTCATGTTGA
- the LOC117629239 gene encoding proline-rich protein 36 has protein sequence MDPPPPPYPTPHPYPPPIATTATAIVSAAPAITPLATEDQNNIATTHVAANPTPPPNPTSNHPPYTEMIYAAIAALKEKDGSSKRAIAKYIERAYSGLPTTHSALLTHHLKRLKSNGLLVMVKKSYKLPRSDASLPPPNASAAAAAATTALPSAGPSRGRGRPPKTKPILDQPSLQEPISQQPTFQQSIPILQQPNLQQPIHILQQPNLQQSIPIPQQPSLQEPVPVPQQPTIQQHPHFQAFPEPTIQQNSQPMLVALGLVDEPAASVKRRPGRPRKVVGVGIGQAGGGPVSAKRGRGRPPGSRLPKKRPGRPPKPKSVSAVVGPNGLVKRGRGRPSKAEPKSVFFPYATNVPIMGAFEQNNVPNVVGPQQSLPRPRGRPKKKDAVAAVRVGGLVPGKRGRPPGLPGMERPKRSTGRPVGRPKKNALVTTTEAPDSQAVANGEFKRKLEYFQFKVGQAVGAIKPYLNNESEVSAIAAIQELEGLAAMDISAPFTFEAPQPPVLQS, from the exons ATGGACCCACCCCCACCTCCATATCCAACTCCACATCCTTATCCACCGCCCATCGCCACCACTGCAACCGCCATCGTCTCCGCCGCCCCAGCCATCACTCCCCTCGCCACTGAAGATCAAAATAACATCGCCACCACCCATGTAGCTGCTAACCCCACTCCTCCTCCAAACCCTACTTCCAATCACCCTCCTTATACTGAG ATGATATATGCAGCCATAGCAGCGCTCAAGGAAAAGGACGGGTCTAGCAAGAGGGCTATAGCTAAGTACATAGAGCGAGCCTACTCGGGCCTCCCAACCACTCACTCAGCCTTGTTGACCCACCATCTCAAGCGCTTGAAGAGCAATGGTCTCCTCGTTATGGTCAAGAAGTCTTACAAGCTTCCCAGATCTGATGCTTCCCTTCCGCCTCCTAATGCGTCAGCTGCTGCTGCCGCTGCCACCACAGCTCTTCCGTCTGCTGGGCCCTCAAGAGGCCGTGGCCGCCCTCCCAAAACCAAGCCCATCCTTGACCAGCCCAGTTTACAAGAACCCATTTCTCAGCAGCCTACTTTCCAACAATCCATACCCATTCTCCAGCAGCCCAATTTACAACAACCCATTCACATTCTCCAGCAGCCCAATTTACAACAATCCATTCCCATTCCCCAGCAGCCCAGCTTACAAGAACCTGTTCCCGTTCCCCAGCAGCCCACTATACAGCAACACCCCCATTTTCAGGCCTTCCCCGAGCCCACCATACAGCAAAATTCGCAGCCCATGCTTGTTGCTCTTGGACTGGTTGACGAGCCAGCAGCGTCGGTGAAAAGGCGCCCAGGTCGTCCACGTAAGGTTGTGGGTGTTGGGATCGGACAAGCTGGTGGTGGCCCTGTGTCCGCCAAGAGGGGCCGGGGTCGCCCGCCAGGGTCGAGGTTGCCGAAGAAGAGGCCAGGGCGTCCCCCGAAGCCAAAGTCTGTATCCGCTGTTGTGGGCCCCAACGGCCTCGTGAAGAGGGGCCGGGGACGCCCCTCCAAAGCTGAGCCCAAGAGCGTCTTCTTCCCGTACGCTACCAATGTCCCTATAATGGGAGCATTTGAGCAGAACAACGTGCCCAATGTGGTCGGGCCACAACAATCGCTACCAAGGCCCAGAGGCCGGCCCAAGAAGAAGGATGCGGTTGCTGCTGTTCGTGTTGGTGGCTTGGTGCCCGGGAAGCGGGGCCGACCGCCTGGGCTGCCTGGGATGGAACGGCCGAAGAGAAGTACTGGAAGGCCAGTGGGCAGGCCCAAGAAG AATGCATTAGTGACAACAACTGAAGCACCTGACTCACAAGCGGTTGCCAATGGAGAGTTTAAGAGGAAACTTGAATACTTT CAATTTAAAGTGGGGCAAGCTGTTGGTGCAATAAAACCTTATTTAAATAATGAAAGCGAAGTTAGTGCCATTGCCGCAATCCAAGAATTAGAAGGGCTTGCAGCCATGGACATTAGTGCCCCATTTACTTTTGAAGCTCCGCAGCCGCCAGTGCTCCAAAGTTGA
- the LOC117629238 gene encoding HMG-Y-related protein A-like translates to MALIWDRKRGGCNSNTPQLKKIVELASSKQTHPLSMDENEINKIHACLRNTYMQLHTPDHPPYSQTIFKAINSLNYEEGGANKAAISAYIKSEFHDLAWAHESLLSHHLGKLLERGELVTSPSTGDCQLPKPLLLAHEDLDPSKHARGRGRRGRPPKPKRGNKENMTKRESLSLCEQRKK, encoded by the exons ATGGCGTTGATATGGGACAGGAAAAGGGGGGGATGCAACAGCAACACCCCTCAACTCAAGAAGATTGTTGAACTAGCTTCATCCAAACAAACGCACCCACTGTCCATGGACGAAAACGAAATTAACAAGATCCACGCCTGCCTTCGAAATACATACATGCAATTGCACACCCCAGATCACCCACCTTACTCACAG ACGATATTTAAAGCCATTAACTCACTGAATTATGAGGAAGGTGGTGCAAACAAAGCTGCTATATCCGCCTATATTAAGTCAGAGTTCCATGATCTGGCTTGGGCTCATGAGAGCCTTCTCTCTCACCATCTTGGCAAGCTCCTTGAGAGAGGCGAGTTGGTTACTTCTCCTAGCACTGGTGATTGTCAGCTTCCTAAACCATTGTTATTAGCACATGAAGATTTGGATCCATCAAAGCATGCTCGGGGTCGGGGGCGGCGAGGAAGGCCACCAAAACCGAAACGAGGAAACAAGGAAAACATGACTAAGAGAGAATCATTGTCTTTGTGTGAGCAAAGGAAAAAGTAA